The following are encoded together in the Bacillus sp. NP157 genome:
- a CDS encoding SDR family oxidoreductase: MHVLVTGGTGHIGSYVIPELIAAGHEVTGLARSDASATALTALGAKVHRGDISDLDELKKAAAAADGVIHLAHRQDLLPVGGMDAVAAAELEIMQAYGEALAGSGKPLVAAGSLGSPSWDPLGRPATEDDPAVPAGVQYKGTLRVRNAVELAVIALAERGVRSSIVRIPPIAHSATDAAGFLPILIGLAKEKGAIGYPGDGANVWPAVHSHDLAVLFRLALEKGPAGRYWHGIEDGGIRFRDIAEAIGERLGLPAVSIPVDVLMLPGYFGFLANLVTLDLPATNLATRETLGWQPAQPGLLANLHNGRYFPAS, translated from the coding sequence ATGCACGTTCTAGTCACTGGCGGCACCGGCCATATCGGTTCGTACGTCATCCCCGAATTGATCGCGGCCGGCCACGAGGTCACCGGCCTCGCCCGCTCCGACGCATCCGCCACGGCACTGACCGCGCTCGGTGCCAAGGTCCATCGCGGCGATATCTCCGACCTGGATGAACTGAAGAAGGCCGCCGCAGCAGCCGACGGCGTGATCCATCTTGCCCACCGCCAGGACCTGCTTCCCGTCGGCGGCATGGATGCCGTGGCCGCCGCGGAACTGGAGATCATGCAGGCGTATGGCGAAGCGCTCGCAGGCAGCGGCAAGCCACTGGTGGCCGCGGGCAGCCTGGGCTCACCGTCGTGGGATCCGCTCGGCCGCCCCGCCACCGAAGACGATCCGGCCGTGCCTGCCGGCGTGCAGTACAAGGGCACCCTGCGTGTCCGCAATGCCGTCGAGCTCGCCGTGATCGCGCTCGCCGAGCGCGGCGTGCGTTCGTCGATCGTGCGCATACCCCCGATCGCACACAGCGCGACAGATGCAGCCGGTTTCCTACCGATCCTCATTGGCCTCGCAAAGGAAAAGGGCGCGATCGGCTATCCTGGCGACGGCGCGAACGTGTGGCCGGCCGTACATAGCCACGACCTCGCCGTCCTGTTCCGCCTCGCCCTCGAGAAAGGCCCAGCAGGCAGGTACTGGCACGGCATCGAAGACGGAGGCATCCGCTTCCGCGACATCGCCGAAGCCATCGGTGAGCGGCTCGGCTTGCCCGCCGTCAGCATCCCCGTCGACGTGTTGATGCTGCCGGGCTACTTCGGCTTCCTCGCCAACCTGGTCACGCTGGACCTTCCCGCGACCAACCTCGCCACGCGCGAGACGCTTGGCTGGCAGCCCGCGCAGCCCGGCCTGCTCGCCAACCTGCACAACGGGCGTTATTTCCCCGCCAGCTAA
- a CDS encoding NAD(P)-binding domain-containing protein, whose translation MSTISIIGAGGMAAAIGSQATKAGHTVEISTRDGAKAQALAEKLGAKATTAAFGTVPSGDLVILAVPYGGVLDVVKQYGHALAGKVLVDITNPVNAEFTDFVTPGDSFGAQEIARAAPGDAIVVKAFNTQFSHILTAGQIDGHPLDIFFASDDAQAKTRVAAFIESLGLRPLDVGALSMARTLEHLSLLSLGIVRHATRHTQFAIGVSLKA comes from the coding sequence ATGAGCACCATCAGCATCATCGGCGCGGGCGGCATGGCCGCGGCGATCGGCAGCCAGGCCACCAAGGCCGGACACACCGTCGAAATCAGCACCCGTGACGGCGCCAAGGCCCAGGCCCTGGCCGAAAAACTCGGCGCCAAGGCGACGACCGCGGCCTTCGGCACGGTACCGTCCGGCGACCTCGTCATCCTCGCCGTGCCCTACGGTGGCGTCCTCGACGTGGTGAAGCAGTACGGTCACGCCCTCGCCGGCAAGGTCCTCGTCGACATCACCAACCCGGTCAATGCGGAGTTCACGGACTTCGTCACGCCGGGCGACAGCTTCGGCGCACAGGAGATCGCCCGGGCCGCGCCAGGCGACGCCATCGTCGTCAAGGCGTTCAACACCCAGTTCTCGCACATCCTCACCGCGGGCCAGATCGACGGCCACCCGCTCGACATCTTCTTCGCCAGCGACGATGCACAGGCAAAGACGCGCGTCGCCGCGTTCATCGAAAGCCTCGGCCTGCGCCCGCTGGATGTCGGCGCGCTCTCCATGGCGCGAACGCTGGAGCACCTGTCGTTGCTCTCGCTCGGCATCGTCCGCCACGCCACCAGGCACACCCAGTTCGCCATCGGCGTCAGCCTCAAGGCGTAA
- a CDS encoding TetR/AcrR family transcriptional regulator — MRADAKKNYSHLLAVAADVVSEHGADASMRDIARRADVGLATLFRHFPTREALFEALLRTTVEALLERATELESSKKPDEALVTWFREGVAFTHSYGGVCELLASAHADPTSALYALSIALRSAGARLLERAQAEGTARPDMDGVDLFALMSALAWLVGQPGFASKEAHLFHLITSGILAGRAASGVSV, encoded by the coding sequence ATGCGCGCGGATGCAAAAAAGAATTACAGCCACTTGCTGGCCGTTGCCGCCGACGTGGTCTCAGAGCACGGCGCGGACGCGTCGATGCGCGACATCGCGCGCCGGGCCGACGTCGGCCTGGCGACCCTGTTCCGCCACTTCCCAACCCGCGAAGCCCTGTTCGAAGCCTTGCTGAGGACGACTGTCGAAGCGCTGCTGGAGCGGGCGACCGAGCTCGAGTCCTCGAAGAAGCCCGACGAGGCGCTGGTGACCTGGTTCCGCGAAGGCGTGGCCTTCACCCACAGCTACGGCGGCGTCTGCGAATTGCTCGCGAGCGCCCACGCCGATCCGACGTCGGCGCTCTATGCGCTGAGCATCGCCCTGCGTTCCGCTGGTGCGCGGCTACTAGAGCGTGCACAAGCCGAGGGAACGGCACGGCCCGACATGGACGGCGTCGATCTGTTTGCGTTGATGTCCGCGCTTGCCTGGCTCGTCGGGCAGCCTGGATTCGCTTCGAAGGAAGCGCATCTGTTCCACTTGATTACCAGTGGGATCCTGGCGGGGCGTGCGGCGTCAGGCGTATCTGTGTGA